GGCAAAATGGTAGAGTTCAGCGGCAATGTACCCGTTGTTGCGGATTTTAAGGCACAGGATGGCGTTTATAAATACTTCGCTGAGGCGGCTAAACAAGGGGCAAAGGTTGCGACTGTCCTAGCGACTATGAATGATGGAAGCATTAAAGAGGCTGTAAGAGCTGGTAGAGAGACTGGTATTAAAGTGTGCGGTGATTTGTTCTCCGTTAAGCCTGAAAATTTGGTTGAGCGTGCGAAGGAAGTCGAAGCGCTGGGCGTCGATTATTTGCTTAAGCATTTGGGGATGGATGAAACAAGATATTATCCGGAGCGGAAATGTGCGGATTATGTGAAGGAAATTGTAGAAGCTGTGCAAATACCAGTGGGTGTATCTACCTTTACCATTGACGATGCTTTGGAATCCCTTTCTGTTGGAGCATCCTTCATTGTCCAAGGCGAGCCGATATTAAGCTCGGAAAATGCTTTGGAGAAATTGACGGACTTCATCAAAACAGTTAAGGCAGCCCAATAAAGATAAGCTTAAAACCTAATGACAGAGGGGAACGAGAGAAATGAAAGCAGCAGTCATTAAAGAACCTTATCGGTTTACAATTGAAGATCATCCAATACCGGAGCCGAAGCAAGGCGAAGTACGAATCCGAATTCACTCCGTTGGTATTTGTGGCTCCGATGTTCATGGCATGGAGGCAGATGGGGGAGCAAGACGTGTTCCTGGACTCGTTATAGGACATGAATCAGCGGGTCAGATCGAAGCAGTTGGACCAGATGCAGGACCATGGAAGGTCGGAGATCGTGTCGCTATTGATCCTCAGCTATCTTGTGGCTATTGCTATGCTTGTGAAAGAGGCTGGAAAAACCTATGCGAGAACGGCGTAACAATCGGATCCTCTCGTAAACAAATGACACATGGAACAATGCGTGAGTATATCACGGTTCCTACGAGACAGATTTATAAACTTCCAGACAATGTTAGCTTTGACGAGGGAGCGACTTTGGATTTCGTCGGAAATGCAGTTCACGTTCTTAATCGTGCGAACAGCAAGCTTGGTGACACCTTCCTAGTCATTGGTACCGGTGCAATTGGCTTGATCGCCGTTCAGCTTGCTAAGCTAAGAGGTGCAGGTAAGGTTATCGCAGTAGATACATCGCCTTCGAAGCTTAAACTGGCTGAGCAATTCGGTGCGGATAGAACGATAAATCCGATGTTTGAAGATGTACTACAGGTCGTTAAAGATGAAACGGGCGGTTACGGAGCGGATATTGTTCTAGAGATGGTTGGGTTGCCGTCTACGTATGAAACAGCGATACTAGCTGCCAAAATGCAAGGAACCGTTATGGCACTCGGCTTTGCGGCTAGTCAGGTAACAATCCCGATCCAGGCGCTGCTTTTCAGCGAAATAACGATAGTTGGCTGTACGGGGTTCTCCTTTGAAGGAGAGACTGTGCTTAAAATGATCAGTGATGGCAGAATTAATGTTAAACCACTTATTACACATGAATATCCGTTAGAAGAAATTGATAGAGGCTTTGAAGTTTTGCGTGATAAGACAGCTGACGCCATTAAAGTTATTATTCATCCCTAATTTGTTAAAACACATCGAGGTGCACAATTCATGGACATCAAGGAAACGGCAATTAAGTTAAGTAACTTTATTGATGGACAATGGGTACAATCGGCTTCTAACGACACTGAAGCCGTATACCAGCCAGCAACAGGAGAAATTATCGCCTACACACCTTTGTCCTCGCAGGAGGATGTGGATCGCGGTGTGCAAGCAGCGAAGAATGCATTCTCTTCTTGGAGCCAAACTCCAGTACCTAAGAGAGCTAGAGTTCTCTTCCGATACCAGCAGCTGCTCGTTGAGCATTGGGAAGAGCTTGCCAAACTCATTACGACTGAGAACGGCAAGAGCTATGAAGAGGCGTACGGAGAAGTGCTCCGTGGAATCGAATGCGTGGAATTCGCAGCTGGTGCCCCGTCTCTTATGATGGGCAAGCAGCTTCCAGATATCGCAAGCCGGATGGAGTCGGGCATGTACAGGTATCCAATAGGCGTTATCGGGGGTATTACCCCCTTTAACTTCCCGATGATGGTCCCTTGCTGGATGTTTCCATTAGCGATAGCGTGCGGCAACACATTTGTTCTGAAGCCTTCAGAAAGAACGCCGTTGCTCGCTAACCGTCTTGCTGAATTGACGAAGGAAGCGGGTTTCCCTGACGGTGTATTCAATATCGTGCACGGAGCGCGTGATGTAGTGAATGGACTTATTCATCATCCAGATGTTAAGGCGATCTCATTCGTGGGTTCACAGCCGGTTGCCGAATATGTACACAAGACTGCTTCAGCAAGCGGTAAGCGGGTTCAGGCGTTAGCAGGTGCTAAGAACCATAGCATTGTTATGCATGATGCGGATATGGATTTAACGGTTCGTCAGATTATTAACGCTTCCTTCGGATCAGCCGGAGAGCGCTGTATGGCTTGCTCTGTCGTTGTAGCTGTTGGGGACATTGCTGATAAGCTAGTAGAACGGATTAAAGAGGCAAGTGATGAGATTCGCATCGGTAATGGATTGGAGCCTGATGTGTTCCTCGGTCCATTGATCAGAGATTCCCATAAGAATCGGACACTAGAATACATTAAGAGCGGCGAGGAGGAAGGCGCATCCCTCATTAGGGACGGTCGTACTGCTCCAGAAGCTTCTGATAAAGGATACTTCCTTGGACCTACTATATTCGATAATGTGAAATCCGATATGAAAATATGGCGGGATGAGATTTTTGCACCTGTACTCTCTATTATGCGTGTGGAAAGCTTAGAGCAAGCAATCGGCATTCTTAACCAATCTGAATTTGCGAATGGAGCTTGTATCTATACGCAAAACGGAAGCTATGTTCGTCAATTCAGAGAGACTGTAGATGCAGGGATGCTTGGCGTAAATGTAGGCGTTCCAGCACCGATGGCTTTCTTCCCCTTCTCCGGCTGGAAGAGCTCGTTTTATGGAGATTTGCATGCGAATGGCTCGGACGGTGTGGAGTTCTACACACGCAAGAAAATGGTTACTGCACGCTGGTAGTCTGAGCACTTAAGTCATTCATTCGATTCCAACATAAGGTGGTTCACGCATCATGAAGATGAAAGCCTTGGTTCAATATGAAAAAGGCAGCAAAAAAGTACGCTTGGAAGAAATTCCGGTTCCTGACGATCTAGGACCCAAAGAAATTTTGATGCAGGTTCAAGCGGTCGGCGTTTGCGGCAGCGACCTTCATATTTATCATGGTACCAATGGCTTCTATGTTAAGCCTCGGCTTGTACTTGGGCATGAATATTCCGGAACTGTAGTTGAGGTAGGCTCAAGCGTCAAAATGTTCAAGAAAGGGGATCGCATCGTTAGCGAGACTCCGATCTATGTGTGCGATGCTTGCGTGTATTGTCGTTCCGGACAATTCGATCTTTGCCCTCACCGCTTGGCGTTCGGCGCTACAGCTGACGGAGGTATGGCGCAATACGTCAAAACCCGTGAGGGAATTTGCCATCATGTGCCTGATAGCATTTCATACGAGCAAGCTGCCCTTACAGAACCCGTTAGCGTTGCCTACAACGCAGTAGCTCATCATTCCCACATCCAGCCTGGAGATCATGTTGTTATCATTGGCCCAGGTCCTATCGGACTCATGTGCCTTCAGATGGCCAAGCTATCTTCTCCAGGACATCTAACCATCATCGGAACGAAGAGGGATGCTAAGCGATTAGAGCTTGCTAAGTCCTTCGGCGCAGATGAAGTTATAATAGTAGAGGAAGAGGATGCAGTAGCTAAGGTTACGCAGGTAGGAGACGGCTTTGGTGCTGACCTAGTCGTGGACTGCGTAGGAATAAGCGCTACCTTGCAGCAAAGCATGGAGATGGTGCGACAAGGCGGTCAGATCACGAAGGTAGGCTGGGGTCCGGCTCCGGTAGGATTTTCGCTTGACCCTATCATCCAGAAGGCGGTAAGACTTCAAGGCTCCTTCAGCCATAAGTACTATCAATGGGAGAACGTGCTGAAGCTGATGGACAAGAAAAAAATCGATCCAATGCCGATGACTAAAATATATGCAATGGATGATTGGGAGCAGGCTTTCGATGAAATGCATTCACTCGACCATGCCAAATCAATTATTTTACCGAACGCATAATTTAATTAGGGCTCTAGTTAGGAGGAAGGTACGTTGAAGCAAAATTTTGAGCTTAAGAACGATAAAATTCGCTCTCATTTTCTAGAGCTTAAGCAGCGTAATCCAGAGGCACTCAAGCAAGATTTGAATCTTTCATGGAGTAATTGGGGATTCGGGCTGGAAACACTGGACGAGTCGATGAGAAGGCTGCATGACTCGGACCTCCGATTCATTGAGCTGCACGGCAATCATTATGGGCCAGATCTGGGCTATAAGGCCAAAGACGTTCAGAAGCTGCTGCAAATTTATGGGATGGAAGTATCGGGCATATGTGGAATGTTCTCGAAGGACAATGATTTATCCAGCAATAGCGCGATACACAGACAAGCGGCCATTGATTACCTAAAGCGTGAGCTGGATTTCGCTGCAGCGGTGGGCGCCGATTATATTCTAGTTGTGCCTGGAGCGGTAGGACGTCCAACTGCTTACGATGACTCGGAATTCGAGCGAAGTGTGGAAACCCTGAATATCGTAGGTGACTTATTCGTTAAATACGGGATTAAAGCAGCTATTGAGCCTATCCGGTCAGCTGAGGTCAGCTTTATCCATACGATTAAAGATGCCAAGAGCTATATTAGAGCCGTAAATCATCCAGGAATCGCACATATTAACGGTGACATATACCACATGCAATCTGAGGAAGAGCATATTGGGGAAGCGATTATAGAAGCTGGGCCAAGGTTAGTAAACCTGCATCTAGCGGACAGTAACCGGAGCGCATTGGGACAAGGTGCAATGGATTTGGACATTATCATCATGAGCTTGTACTTGTTATCCTTCAACAGTAATGACAGATTTGTCACTCCTGAGCCGCTTGGCCCCGGTGGTGCCCCATATCCCGCTATGTATGGCAAGCCAAATAAGCAATTTTTGAATCAGCTTGTTAAAGATTCGGTTACTTATTTCCGCCAGCGTGAGGTTATTATTAAGCAAAATTTATAAAAAAATACGAAGAAGGGCTGTCTCCAAGCGTTAATTACTCTTGAGGCAGCTCTTTTCCCATTTCATATTGCTCATCCAACATATTGTCAGTATGATAATAGCTAACTCCTATAGAAACGATAGTTATTATCTATTTTGCCAATGGGGGTAAAATGTACTACAATTGAGAGAGAGTCTCAATGGACAACCTATACCTAAATTGGAGTGAATACAAATCATGTCAGAAGTTAAAAAAATTGCCGTCATCGCTGGCGACGGTATCGGACCAGAAGTAGTAGCAGAAGCTGAGAAAGTATTGAAACGTACGGAAGAGCTATTCGGCTACAAGTTTGAGCTTGAGCACGGCTTGTTCGGCGGTATCGCGATTGATGAAAGAGGCACGCCATTGCCAGAAGATACATTGGAAATGTGTCGCAAAGCTGACGCTGTTCTTCTAGGTGCTGTAGGTGGACCGAAATGGGATAACAACTCCAAGGAGCTTCGTCCCGAAACAGGATTGCTGGGCATTCGTAAAGCACTAGGGCTATTTTCCAATATTCGTCCTGCAGTCGTATTCGATTGTTTGAAAGATGCTTCTACCTTGAAGCCTGAAGTACTTGAAGGCACTGATCTGATTGTTGTTCGTGAGCTTACAGGCGGTATTTACTTCGGAGAGAAATTCCGTCGTGAAGGACCTCAAGGTGAAGAAGCAGTTGACACTTGCGTATACAATGTTACGGAAATTGAGCGTATCGTGCGTCAGGCTTTCGAAGTAGCTCAGAAGCGTAGCAAAAGATTGGCTTCCGT
This portion of the Cohnella abietis genome encodes:
- a CDS encoding CoA-acylating methylmalonate-semialdehyde dehydrogenase, which gives rise to MDIKETAIKLSNFIDGQWVQSASNDTEAVYQPATGEIIAYTPLSSQEDVDRGVQAAKNAFSSWSQTPVPKRARVLFRYQQLLVEHWEELAKLITTENGKSYEEAYGEVLRGIECVEFAAGAPSLMMGKQLPDIASRMESGMYRYPIGVIGGITPFNFPMMVPCWMFPLAIACGNTFVLKPSERTPLLANRLAELTKEAGFPDGVFNIVHGARDVVNGLIHHPDVKAISFVGSQPVAEYVHKTASASGKRVQALAGAKNHSIVMHDADMDLTVRQIINASFGSAGERCMACSVVVAVGDIADKLVERIKEASDEIRIGNGLEPDVFLGPLIRDSHKNRTLEYIKSGEEEGASLIRDGRTAPEASDKGYFLGPTIFDNVKSDMKIWRDEIFAPVLSIMRVESLEQAIGILNQSEFANGACIYTQNGSYVRQFRETVDAGMLGVNVGVPAPMAFFPFSGWKSSFYGDLHANGSDGVEFYTRKKMVTARW
- a CDS encoding zinc-binding dehydrogenase, with product MKMKALVQYEKGSKKVRLEEIPVPDDLGPKEILMQVQAVGVCGSDLHIYHGTNGFYVKPRLVLGHEYSGTVVEVGSSVKMFKKGDRIVSETPIYVCDACVYCRSGQFDLCPHRLAFGATADGGMAQYVKTREGICHHVPDSISYEQAALTEPVSVAYNAVAHHSHIQPGDHVVIIGPGPIGLMCLQMAKLSSPGHLTIIGTKRDAKRLELAKSFGADEVIIVEEEDAVAKVTQVGDGFGADLVVDCVGISATLQQSMEMVRQGGQITKVGWGPAPVGFSLDPIIQKAVRLQGSFSHKYYQWENVLKLMDKKKIDPMPMTKIYAMDDWEQAFDEMHSLDHAKSIILPNA
- a CDS encoding sugar phosphate isomerase/epimerase family protein — translated: MKQNFELKNDKIRSHFLELKQRNPEALKQDLNLSWSNWGFGLETLDESMRRLHDSDLRFIELHGNHYGPDLGYKAKDVQKLLQIYGMEVSGICGMFSKDNDLSSNSAIHRQAAIDYLKRELDFAAAVGADYILVVPGAVGRPTAYDDSEFERSVETLNIVGDLFVKYGIKAAIEPIRSAEVSFIHTIKDAKSYIRAVNHPGIAHINGDIYHMQSEEEHIGEAIIEAGPRLVNLHLADSNRSALGQGAMDLDIIIMSLYLLSFNSNDRFVTPEPLGPGGAPYPAMYGKPNKQFLNQLVKDSVTYFRQREVIIKQNL
- the leuB gene encoding 3-isopropylmalate dehydrogenase, whose translation is MSEVKKIAVIAGDGIGPEVVAEAEKVLKRTEELFGYKFELEHGLFGGIAIDERGTPLPEDTLEMCRKADAVLLGAVGGPKWDNNSKELRPETGLLGIRKALGLFSNIRPAVVFDCLKDASTLKPEVLEGTDLIVVRELTGGIYFGEKFRREGPQGEEAVDTCVYNVTEIERIVRQAFEVAQKRSKRLASVDKANVLETSRLWRETVNRIAPEYADVEVEHVLVDNCAMQLLRRPSSFDVIVTENMFGDILSDEAAMLTGSIGMLSSASLGEGSFGLYEPVHGSAPDIAGQGISNPIATILSVALMFRLTFGYEEAATAIETAVKNVLDAGHRTGDIAVDKSTAIGTTAMGDLIVAAIVR
- a CDS encoding zinc-dependent alcohol dehydrogenase, translating into MKAAVIKEPYRFTIEDHPIPEPKQGEVRIRIHSVGICGSDVHGMEADGGARRVPGLVIGHESAGQIEAVGPDAGPWKVGDRVAIDPQLSCGYCYACERGWKNLCENGVTIGSSRKQMTHGTMREYITVPTRQIYKLPDNVSFDEGATLDFVGNAVHVLNRANSKLGDTFLVIGTGAIGLIAVQLAKLRGAGKVIAVDTSPSKLKLAEQFGADRTINPMFEDVLQVVKDETGGYGADIVLEMVGLPSTYETAILAAKMQGTVMALGFAASQVTIPIQALLFSEITIVGCTGFSFEGETVLKMISDGRINVKPLITHEYPLEEIDRGFEVLRDKTADAIKVIIHP
- a CDS encoding orotidine 5'-phosphate decarboxylase / HUMPS family protein, whose translation is MQKPWVQVAIDTLNVEKARQYTEIALKAGADWIEAGTPLIYYEGINIIGKMVEFSGNVPVVADFKAQDGVYKYFAEAAKQGAKVATVLATMNDGSIKEAVRAGRETGIKVCGDLFSVKPENLVERAKEVEALGVDYLLKHLGMDETRYYPERKCADYVKEIVEAVQIPVGVSTFTIDDALESLSVGASFIVQGEPILSSENALEKLTDFIKTVKAAQ